One region of Vespa crabro chromosome 15, iyVesCrab1.2, whole genome shotgun sequence genomic DNA includes:
- the LOC124429509 gene encoding inositol-pentakisphosphate 2-kinase gives MIMIRIDEDRNDYNEIRSMMMIRDGSSKHDVDSLTSDSFESLSVKDCIYRGEGNANIVVTLMHEQKVIRFRKSLPRETLSDNNDDDEDDDENDGNDDEKIRVKREAEFVRHVVSGYLGSYVRVPEIVRYDAKDITKLLEIIRPFRSEKRKYKKKVKIYAMKMPDYTFLPSMFAKLDHDLFKSKSTFAVEIKPKQGYQRKEEQRLQKCPYCLAQYYKFNEKMINDRSSYCPFDLFSGDVERMNGAIKGLLRSPQNNLKIFKDGTIVYDQGFSTNDLETVLNDFYQIADISTKDITVNLFSNLICAILLHSYPQSKRSELMRVKFERNRFYHISERDNEVIRDTNEELLSKTRKLFYHLQEECKRESNNDLPKDCILERILSMQRLPYVGTEHIYDIYDKHSTVINDEIIYSHLINSSWNYTKEEHKDTNGNHADNWPSTTSKIKENIELIKNTDQWKENISYYNDELIDKSNNDNIEYNNDKILSNINDKDLIALQNYLLFCTARDCSILITFRQLKPEALLSVPQEYVIKISEDLCFLTSVNVTDLDPKSMHSIKRHRQRDIDILNAVISVLKEELSLNDHQ, from the exons ATGATCATGATACGAATAGACGAAGACAGGAACGACTACAATGAGATAAgatcgatgatgatgattcgTGACGGAAGTTCGAAGCACGACGTCGATTCATTGACTTCCGATTCATTTGAAAGTCTCTCCGTGAAGGATTGCATTTATCGAGGGGAAGGAAATGCTAACATCGTTGTCACTCTAATGCAT GAACAGAAGGTAATCCGATTCCGGAAATCGTTACCAAGGGAGACTTTGTcggacaacaacgacgacgacgaagacgacgacgagaacgatGGGAACGACGATGAGAAAATACGCGTAAAACGAGAAGCGGAATTCGTGAGGCACGTTGTTTCCGGTTACTTGGGTTCTTACGTACGTGTACCAGAGATCGTTCGTTACGATGCAAAGGATATAACCAAACTTCTCGAAATTATTCGACCATTTCGTTCAG aaaaaaggaaatacaagAAGAAAGTCAAGATATATGCCATGAAAATGCCAGATTATACTTTTCTTCCATCGATGTTCGCCAAACTCGatcatgatttatttaaaagtaaatcGACGTTTGCCGTAGAAATAAAACCTAAACAGGGATATCAACGTAAAGAGGAACAACGATTGCAAAAGTGTCCGTATTGCCTTGCACAGTATTACAAG TTTAATGAGAAAATGATCAATGATAGAAGCAGTTATTGCCCGTTCGATCTTTTCTCAGGGGATGTCGAACGTATGAACGGAGCGATCAAAGGCTTGTTAAGATCACCTCAAAATAATTTGAAGATCTTCAAGGATGGAACGATCGTTTACGATCAAGGATTTTCAACGAATGATCTTGAAACtgtattaaatgatttttatcaaattgcTGATATTTCTACAAAAGATATCACTGTAAATTTGTTCAGCAATTTAATTTGTGCTATATTATTGCACTCTTATCCTCAGAGTAAACGTTCAGAGTTAATGCGAGTTAAATTTGAACGTAATCGCTTTTATCATATTTCTGAACGTGACAATGAAGTTATTCGTGACACCAATGAGGAACTCCTttcaaaaacaagaaaacttttttatcatttacagGAA gaatGTAAACGTGAAAGTAATAATGATCTACCGAAGGACTGTATATTGGAAAGAATACTTTCAATGCAAAGATTACCATATGTCGGTACAGAACATATCTATGATATCTATGATAAACATTCGACAGTGATAAACGATGAGATCATATACTctcatttaataaattcttcttGGAATTATACGAAAGAAGAACACAAGGATACCAATGGAAATCATGCTGACAATTGGCCAAGTACAACTTCtaaaattaaagagaatattgagttaattaaaaatacagatcaatggaaggaaaatatttcttattacaaCGATGAGTTAatagataaaagtaataatgataatatcgaatataacaatgataaaatattaagcaACATAAATGATAAAGATCTAATAGCATtacaaaattatcttttattttgtacTGCAAGAGATtgttcaatattaataacttttcGACAATTAAAACC gGAAGCACTGTTGTCCGTTCCACAAGAATATGTGATCAAAATATCTGAAGATCTTTGTTTTCTTACCAGTGTTAATGTTACCGACTTGGATCCAAAAAGTATGCATAGTATTAAAAGGCATCGTCAAAGAGACATAGATATTCTTAATGCGGTAATATCtgtattaaaagaagaattatcTTTAAATGATCATCAATGA